The following are encoded in a window of Phaseolus vulgaris cultivar G19833 chromosome 3, P. vulgaris v2.0, whole genome shotgun sequence genomic DNA:
- the LOC137808418 gene encoding uncharacterized protein isoform X2, with product MEFASFHLQHQLQEESAQCITSATPPPDSKPSITTSQSWIPSNMYNGCNSGFLTESFTNSRELQHKHAMTDSLRISTRQAFGFHNGKSFSQQPVSDLFPARMRGEMINTSMKAVEESCSLIPVHEPRYPPSFLSSLGVTGPEFVPAENVFHNNKSIEGRTQSKRYNNFGDASLISNLPTLDMTSSLVSCSLGLNPKMFDLHTSYSESCEIQPCYDTFGLNESIALCHSDMHGSDNSPSNSSKISSFISEVATTKRPSNCSLPKESEAKAKKSRPSSCPPLKIRKEKLGDRIQTLQRLVAPFGKTSTASVLSEAIGYIHFLHQQIQTLSTPYMKSTQSNRMMQLGSKELKTDLRSRGLCLVPFSYASFIHRCV from the exons ATGGAATTTGCTAGTTTCCATCTTCAGCATCAGCTTCAAGAAGAATCTGCTCAGTGTATAACTTCAGCAACCCCACCACCTGACTCTAAACCTTCCATTACCACTAGTCAATCATGGATCCCAAGCAACATGTA CAATGGTTGTAACAGTGGCTTTCTAACTGAGAGCTTTACAAATTCAAGAGAACTACAGCACAAGCACGCCATGACTGATTCACTTAGAATTTCAACAAGGCAAGCCTTTGGTTTCCACAATGGAAAAAGCTTCTCTCAACAGCCAGTTAGTGATCTCTTTCCAGCAAGAATGAGAGGTGAAATGATCAACACCTCCATGAAGGCTGTGGAGGAATCATGTTCACTAATCCCAGTTCATGAACCACGATATCCTCCTAGTTTCTTATCCAGTCTTGGTGTAACTGGTCCAGAGTTTGTTCCTGCGGAGAATGTCTTTCATAATAACAAGTCTATTGAGGGAAGGACACAAAGCAAGAGATATAACAACTTTGGCGATGCTAGCTTAATTTCCAATTTACCAACCCTAGATATGACCTCTTCCTTGGTTTCATGTTCTTTGGGTTTAAATCCTAAAATGTTTGATCTGCATACAAGCTATAGCGAGAGTTGTGAAATCCAACCTTGCTATGATACATTTGGTCTAAACGAGAGCATAGCTTTGTGCCACAGCGACATGCATGGCAGCGATAATAGTCCATCAAATAGCTCAAAA ATTTCATCGTTTATAAGTGAAGTTGCAACAACCAAAAGGCCTAGCAATTGCTCTCTACCAAAAGAATCTGAAGCCAAAGCCAAGAAGTCAAGGCCATCATCATGCCCTCCCCTGAAG ATAAGAAAGGAAAAATTGGGGGATAGGATTCAAACTCTTCAAAGATTAGTGGCACCTTTTGGGAAG ACCAGTACAGCCTCTGTCTTAAGTGAAGCCATTGGCTACATCCATTTCCTTCACCAACAAATCCAG ACTTTGAGCACTCCTTACATGAAATCCACGCAAAGCAATAGAATGATGCAGCTG GGTAGCAAAGAACTGAAGACAGACCTAAGAAGCAGAGGCTTGTGTCTTGTGCCCTTTTCTTACGCATCATTTATTCATCGTTGTGTTTAG
- the LOC137808418 gene encoding uncharacterized protein isoform X1 has protein sequence MEFASFHLQHQLQEESAQCITSATPPPDSKPSITTSQSWIPSNMYNGCNSGFLTESFTNSRELQHKHAMTDSLRISTRQAFGFHNGKSFSQQPVSDLFPARMRGEMINTSMKAVEESCSLIPVHEPRYPPSFLSSLGVTGPEFVPAENVFHNNKSIEGRTQSKRYNNFGDASLISNLPTLDMTSSLVSCSLGLNPKMFDLHTSYSESCEIQPCYDTFGLNESIALCHSDMHGSDNSPSNSSKISSFISEVATTKRPSNCSLPKESEAKAKKSRPSSCPPLKQIRKEKLGDRIQTLQRLVAPFGKTSTASVLSEAIGYIHFLHQQIQTLSTPYMKSTQSNRMMQLGSKELKTDLRSRGLCLVPFSYASFIHRCV, from the exons ATGGAATTTGCTAGTTTCCATCTTCAGCATCAGCTTCAAGAAGAATCTGCTCAGTGTATAACTTCAGCAACCCCACCACCTGACTCTAAACCTTCCATTACCACTAGTCAATCATGGATCCCAAGCAACATGTA CAATGGTTGTAACAGTGGCTTTCTAACTGAGAGCTTTACAAATTCAAGAGAACTACAGCACAAGCACGCCATGACTGATTCACTTAGAATTTCAACAAGGCAAGCCTTTGGTTTCCACAATGGAAAAAGCTTCTCTCAACAGCCAGTTAGTGATCTCTTTCCAGCAAGAATGAGAGGTGAAATGATCAACACCTCCATGAAGGCTGTGGAGGAATCATGTTCACTAATCCCAGTTCATGAACCACGATATCCTCCTAGTTTCTTATCCAGTCTTGGTGTAACTGGTCCAGAGTTTGTTCCTGCGGAGAATGTCTTTCATAATAACAAGTCTATTGAGGGAAGGACACAAAGCAAGAGATATAACAACTTTGGCGATGCTAGCTTAATTTCCAATTTACCAACCCTAGATATGACCTCTTCCTTGGTTTCATGTTCTTTGGGTTTAAATCCTAAAATGTTTGATCTGCATACAAGCTATAGCGAGAGTTGTGAAATCCAACCTTGCTATGATACATTTGGTCTAAACGAGAGCATAGCTTTGTGCCACAGCGACATGCATGGCAGCGATAATAGTCCATCAAATAGCTCAAAA ATTTCATCGTTTATAAGTGAAGTTGCAACAACCAAAAGGCCTAGCAATTGCTCTCTACCAAAAGAATCTGAAGCCAAAGCCAAGAAGTCAAGGCCATCATCATGCCCTCCCCTGAAG CAGATAAGAAAGGAAAAATTGGGGGATAGGATTCAAACTCTTCAAAGATTAGTGGCACCTTTTGGGAAG ACCAGTACAGCCTCTGTCTTAAGTGAAGCCATTGGCTACATCCATTTCCTTCACCAACAAATCCAG ACTTTGAGCACTCCTTACATGAAATCCACGCAAAGCAATAGAATGATGCAGCTG GGTAGCAAAGAACTGAAGACAGACCTAAGAAGCAGAGGCTTGTGTCTTGTGCCCTTTTCTTACGCATCATTTATTCATCGTTGTGTTTAG